The Carassius auratus strain Wakin unplaced genomic scaffold, ASM336829v1 scaf_tig00031657, whole genome shotgun sequence genome contains the following window.
CTACAAGGGAGCCATTCATGCCAGGCAGAAGCCACGGCAGGAAGACTCGAGATTTGAATGCGAGTTGTCAAAGCTTTTACGGCTCAAAGAATTAGATAACAACAAAAAGCCGACACATGTTCAGAGAAGGTTGATTAATCGATATGAACACTGAAGGACGCCACTTCTAAGCCCGCTGAAGAGCCCATAAAACAGCGGGGATTTTGATCAAGCGCTTGGGGGATCTTAGAGACGGAGAGAATTTGAATAACAAGACCATAAAGAAGAGAGCGAGAGCAATACTTTTGGCGTAGTTTAGCAAAGCTGAACACGTAATGGACTTCTGATTGAGAAACACTCCATGGCTAAATGAATGTTTGTGACTTCGGGGCAAATTCCAGATCTTTAACTCACCCATCCACACCTCTCCGAACTGCCCTGCTCCGAGCTTCTTCACCATCTTTATGGATTCTTTAGAGATTTCCCATGCATCTTTGTCCCAAGGTTTCTGTGCTTTGGGCTTCTCACATGGTTTCTCTAGTTTTCGACACAATCCATCTGCCTGTTCTGTGTCAAAATGATGCGCATCCTTCTTATTTCAGCAAacaatacataaacacacatcaaTTAAcatattatatagatatatatgtgatatttaaacttaaaagaaataacaatacctgtataaatgcattaaatatatgtatagataaaacatgcattttattaaagtgactatacacacacatatacagtacatgttattattatatgcattaatattcatttctacatgtataaataaatgagaaacatttaatattaaagcaTGCAGTACATTTTATTTAGGCAGCTACACAATATATCAACGCTTATTTTTGGCATCCTTAGGACTTACTGTGGTAATGTTTTATCATGCTGCTGATGTCACTGAATGTGATTTTTGGAGAGATGTAGTAGCCTCCATTATCCAGCGATCTGATTTTATAATGCTTAACAACATCCTGCCTCTGAGCGTCCACGTCTCTGACTGACAGTGAATAACTTCCTGTTCACAACAATGCAGAACAGATTACACCAAGCATTTATTTTGCCAGAAAGGACATTAGGAGACAGTGTGCACCTTTTGAGGTTTCACTCTCCCGGATGAGGTAGGACCCAGGTTTGTTAGCAGGTGCCAGCAGTTGCCTCTCTGCATCCTTCCGTGTGATATCTTTGAAGAACCATCTAAATTGCATGCATGGTAAATCAAGACAAACCAAGATGAATAAGATAAAGGGCTCAAAGCTGAACATATATGTATAGTTACAGCACTCACGCTTCTGTTTCCATAGTGTCAGCTTCTGCAACATAGTTTGATGGAATATATCCTTCCTTTCCTGTGGTCAAAGACCTCGCCTTCCACCACTCTCcgtgcctgaaaaaaaaaataaatcacacctCACAATAAACATCACACTTCAAATAGGGCAACAATAACAGGCGACTAGAAATAACAGATGATGACATTCACTCACTCTTCAAGAATTTTTAACTTCTCTCCTTTTTTAAAGCCCAGATCATCAGCATGAATGGCGTCATATTGATACAAAGCAATGGCTATTTTGTCCTtctctgtattaaataaattaatgaataaataaataaagcagtttCACAATAGCATCAGAATGTGGAATAAAGCTCA
Protein-coding sequences here:
- the LOC113080576 gene encoding tyrosine-protein kinase Lyn-like, which encodes MEVCLKGTNSSQIIRLQAFWPGQVFQNMEEKDKIAIALYQYDAIHADDLGFKKGEKLKILEEHGEWWKARSLTTGKEGYIPSNYVAEADTMETEAWFFKDITRKDAERQLLAPANKPGSYLIRESETSKGSYSLSVRDVDAQRQDVVKHYKIRSLDNGGYYISPKITFSDISSMIKHYHKQADGLCRKLEKPCEKPKAQKPWDKDAWEISKESIKMVKKLGAGQFGEVWMGELKIWNLPRSHKHSFSHGVFLNQKSITCSALLNYAKSIALALFFMVLLFKFSPSLRSPKRLIKIPAVLWALQRA